The DNA window CCAAAGACGCGGTGGGCGCGCCCGTCAGATGCCCGCGTCGATGATCGCGCGCGCCAGCACCGGCACCGTGTCGCGGTTCAGCCCGGCGATGTTCAGCCGCGAATCGCCGACCATGTAGACGGCCGATTCGTCCTTGACCTTCTGCACCTGTTCCGGCGTGGCGCCGAGGCGCGAGAACATGCCGCGATGGCGCGCGATGAAATCGAACCGGTCGCTGCCCGACAATTCGCGCAGTTCCGATGCCAGCTGATCGCGCAGCCCCAGCATCGTGTTGCGCACCTCTTCAAGCTCGTCCTTCCAGTCGTTGCGCAGCGCCTCGTCGGACAGGATGGTGCTGACGATGCGGGCGCCGTGATCGGGCGGGAAGGAGTAGGTCTGACGGTTCAGGAACGCCATCGCGCCCTGGGCCATGTCGCGTGCGCCGCCATCGCCGGTCAGCGTCATCAGGATGCCGGTGCGTTCGCGATAGATGCCGAAATTCTTCGAACACGAGGCGGCGATCAGCACCTGTGGCAGGCTGCGTGCGACCAGCCGCGTGGCTTCGGCATCGGCGTCCAGACCGTCGCCGAAACCCTGATAGGCCAGATCGATCATCGGCACCGCGCCGGTGCGGTCGAGAATCTCGATCACCTCGTGCCACTGGTCCAGCGTCAGGTTGGCGCCGGTCGGGTTGTGGCAGCAGCCGTGCAGAAGCACGATGTCGTCGCGTTTCGCCTTGGCGATGTCGTCCTTGAGACCCTCGAAATCGACGCCGCGCGTGTCGCTGTCGAAATAGCGGTACTGCACGAAGGGCAGGTCCATGAACCGCATGATCGACAGATGGTTCGGCCAGGTCGGGTCGGAGACATGGACGGTCAGGTCGGGATTGGCCATGCGCGCCAGTTCCAGCCCCTGCCTGATCGCGCCGGTTCCACCCACCGTCGCGACCGAGGCCAGCCGGTCCTGCGGCACATCCGCCAGCACCATCCGCGCCATCGCGTCGCGATATTCGGGCGTGCCGGCAAGGCTGGTATAGGCCTTGGTCGTCTGTTCTTCCCAGATGCGCTTTTCGGCCGCCTTCACCGCCCGCATCACCGGCGTCACGCCTTGCGGATCCTTGTAGACGCCGACGCCAAGATCGACCTTGCCCTGACGGGTGTCGGCCTTGAACTCCTCCATCAGCATCAGGATCTTGTCGGGGTCTTGCGGCTTCAGATTGGACAGCATCTCAGGCGTCTCCGGTTGCGATATTCAGGTCGTCGAAGCTACCCCATTCGGTCCAGCTTCCGTCGTAAAGCGAGTGGCGGCGATGGCCGATCCGTTCCAGCGCCAGGCTGAGCACGGCGGCGGTCACGCCGCTGCCGCAGCTGGTGATGGCCGGTTTCGACAGATCGACGCCGGCCGCCTCGAACTCGGCGCGCAGCGCGTCGGGGTCCTTCATCGTGCCGTCATCGTTCAGCAGCCGCCCGAAAGGCACGTTTTTCGATCCCGGAATATGGCCCGCGCGCAGGCCGGGGCGCGGCTCGGCCACCTCGCCGCGAAAGCGTTCGGGGGCGCGGGCGTCGATGATCTCGTGATCGCCCAGCTTCGAGGCGGCGGCGACCTGCGTCACGTCGCGCACCAGCCCGGCCTGACGCTGCACGGTGATGTGACGGTCGCGCAGGATCGGGGCCATATCCTCGACCTCGCGCCCCTCGGCCTGCCATTTCGCAAAGCCGCCATCCAGCACCGCCACGTCGGTCTTGCCCATCAGCCGGAAGATCCACCACACGCGCGCGGCGCTGCGCAGGTCGGAATTGTCATAGACGACCACCTGATGCCCGTCGCCGATGCCCTGCGCGCGCATCCGGCTGATGAACAGTTCGGTCGGGGGGGCCATGTGCGGCAATTCGCTGCGGCTGTCCGAGATGGCGTCGATGTCGAAGAACCGCGCGCCGGGAATATGTGCGGCCTCATATTCGGCGCGCGCATCGCGCCCCGTCGCGGGCATGTGCCAGCTGGCGTCGATGACCCGCAGATCGGGGTCCGCCAGATGCGCGGCAAGCCAGTCGGTCGAGACCAGCGTCTTCGGATCATCCTGCATCGTTGTCCCCCTGTATCGGCCCGCCGACCGATTTACAGGGGGAAGCGCGGCGCTGCAACGCCACTTGGCGCTATCCCTGCTTCAGCAGGCGCTGTTTCTGCCGATTCCAGTCGCGTTTGGCGCTTGTCTCGCGCTTGTCGGCAACCTTCTTGCCCTTGGCGACGCCGATCTTCAGCTTCACCAGACCCTTGTGGTTGAAATACATCACCAGCGGCACCAGCGTCATGCCCTCGCGGCCGACGGCCTGCCACAGCCGGGCCAGTTCGCGGCGGCTGACCAGAAGCTTGCGCCTGCGCCGTTCCTCGTGGCCGAAGACGCCGGCATTGGACAGCGCGGCGATATGCGCGTTGATCAGCCACAATTCGCCGTCCTCGATGCTGGCATAGCTTTCGGCGATGTTCGACTGGCCGGTGCGCAGCGATTTCACCTCGGACCCGGTCAGAACGATCCCCACCTCAAGATCGCTTTCGATGAAATAATCGAAACGCGCGCGCCGGTTCTCGGCGATCACCTTGTAGTTCTTGTTTTCCGGTTCCTTGGCCATGACCGGGTTAGATAGGGGGGGCGGCGGCGGCTGTAAAGCCCGCGCGACGGGTGCCGTCCGCCGCGGGCGCAAGGGCTGTTCGCGCTGGCCTGTCGCGGCACGCCCGGCTAGGCTGACCCCAACGCCGCGCGGCAACCCGCCCCTGGACAAAGACGATCCCATGCGACCCGGACCACGCAACCTGATCACCGATATTGTCGGGCTGCGGGTCGGCAATGCCGCCGATCCGGGGCTGAAATCCGGCACGACCGTGCTGACGGCGGACCGGCCCTTCGCGGCGGCGGTGCATGTCATGGGCGGCGCGCCGGGCACGCGCGACACCGAGTTGCTGGCGCCCGACAAGCTGGTCGGCCAGGTCGATGCGCTGGTTCTTTCGGGCGGATCGGCCTTTGGGTTGGCCGCCTGCGATGGGGTGATGGCGGGGCTTGCGGCCGCGGGGCGCGGCTTTGCGGTGGGCACCGCGCGCGTGCCCATCGTGCCCGGCGCCATCGTCTTCGATCTGCTGAACGGCGGCGACAAGGCTTGGGGCGACAACCCCTATCCGATGCTGGGCCGGACAGCCTGGGCGACCGCCGGACCCGAATTTGCCATCGGCAGCGCAGGCGCGGGCACCGGCGCGCTGACCGGGCGGCTGAAGGGCGGTCTGGGCTCGGCCTCGGCCGTGCTGGATAACGGGCTGAGCGTGGGCGCACTGGTCGTCGTCAACGCCTTGGGGTCGGCCACGATCGGCGAAACGGCGCAGTTCTGGGCCGCGCCGTGGGAGATGGAGGAGGAGTTCGACGGTCTGGGCCTGCCATCGCAATTTCCGGCGGGGGATGAGCCGCCCGCGGCCAAGCGTCTGGGCGAGGCGACGACGATCGCCATCGTTGCCACCGATGCCGCGATGGAAAAGCCCGCCCTGCAACGTCTTGCCACCGCCGCGCATGACGGTCTGGCGCGCGCGCTGGTGCCCAGCCACACACCCTTTGACGGCGATCTGGTCTTTGCCGCATCGACCGGCGCGGTCGCGCTGCCCGATCCCGCCGGCGATCCGTTCCTGTTGGGCCATGCGGCCGCCTGCGTTCTGGCGCGTGCGGTGGCGCGGGCCGTCCATGCGGCCACGCCGGCGCCGGGCGATCTGCAACCCTGCTGGCAAAGCCTTGTTTCGCGATGAGAAAAGGGCGGCGCGACGCGCGCACCGCCCCCAGAGATCGCCAAGAGGGACACCTTAGCGATATGAGCGAACGAATTGACGCCCGGTCGGGTTCACCGAAACATCGCAAATACCGGTTGTTTTCCGCAGCGTTATTCCGGCCGTTCCGCGCCGGCCATTCAGCGCCCGCAAGGGAACCCGCCCGCTTTGACAAGTGCTAAGCGACGTGTTCAAGATATTAACCGAAATCCAAGCGGAAGAGGCTGCCGTGACCAAACATTCGACCGATCTGAAAACCCTGCTGCGCGACCCCTCATTGTTGGAGACGCGCGCCTTCGTGGCGGGCGAATGGGTGGACGCCGCCGATGGCGCGACATTCGACGTGACGAACCCCGCGCGCGGCGACGTGATCGCCAAGGTCGCCGATCTCAGCCGTGCCGAGGTGGCAAAGGCCATCGACGCGGCGGCCGAGGCGATGAAGGGCTGGGCTGCGAAAACCGCCAAGGAACGCGCCAATGTCATGCGCAAATGGTTCGACCTGATGATGGAGAACCAGGACGATCTGGGCCGCATCCTGACCGCCGAGATGGGCAAGCCGCTGGCCGAGGCCAAGGGCGAGATCGCCTATGGCGCCAGCTTCATCGAGTGGTTCGGAGAAGAGGCCAAGCGCGTCTATGGCGAGACCATTCCCGGCCACCAGCCCGACAAGCGCCTGACGGTGATCCGCCAGCCCATCGGCGTGGTCGGGTCGATCACGCCGTGGAATTTCCCCAACGCCATGATCGCGCGCAAGGCGGGACCGGCGCTGGCCGTGGGCTGCGGTTTCGTGGCCCGGCCGGCTGCCGAGACGCCGCTGTCGGCGCTGGCCATGGCGGTGCTGGGCGAACGCGCGGGACTGCCCAAGGGCATCCTGTCGGTCGTCACCTCGTCACGGTCCAGCGAGGTCGGGAAGGAATTCTGCGAAAACCCCAAGGTGCGCAAGCTGACCTTCACCGGCAGCACCGAGGTCGGCCGCATCCTGCTGCGGCAGGCCGCCGATCAGGTGCTGAAATGTTCGATGGAGCTGGGCGGCAACGCGCCGTTCATCGTCTTCGACGACGCCGATCTGGATGCGGCGGTGGAAGGCGCGATGGCGTCGAAATTCCGCAACAACGGCCAGACCTGCGTCTGCGCCAACCGCATCTATGTGCAATCCGGCGTCTATGACGAATTCGCCAAGCGCCTGGCGGCGGCGGTCGACAAGCTGAAGGTCGGCGACGGGCTGGAGGAAGGCACCACCACCGGTCCGCTGATCAACAAGGACGCGGTCGAGAAGGTCGAGGAACATATCAAGGACGTGCTGGATCACGGCGGCAGCATCGTCACCGGCGGCGAGCGTATCGAGGGGCTGTTCTTCAAGCCGACGGTCGTGACCGGCGTCAATGACGACATGAAAGTCGCCAATGAAGAAACCTTCGGCCCGCTGGCCCCGCTGTTCAAGTTCGAGACCGAGGAGGAGGCGATCGAAAAGGCCAATGCCACGATCTTCGGGTTGGCCTCGTATTTCTATGCCCGCGACGTGGGCCGGATCACCCGCGTCCAGGAGGGTCTGGAATACGGCATCGTCGGGGTGAATACCGGCCTGATCTCGACCGAGGTCGCCCCCTTCGGCGGCGTCAAGCAGTCCGGGCTGGGCCGCGAGGGCAGCCGCCACGGCATCGACGACTATCTGGAAATGAAATATATCTGCCTGTCGATCTGACCGGGACCGACCGTCGAAAATCGCGGGCGCGGCGGGAACGAAGTGTCCCGCCGCGCATTTCGTTGCAATGGCGCCGCACGGGCGGCGCAGAACAATGTCGTTACGAAAGGGACATCACATGGAAGGTTTCGGCTGGATTCTGTCGATCATTCTGGGCGCAATCGCCGGCTGGATCGCCGAGCAGATCATGAAAAGCGATCACGGCCTGATCATGAACATCATTCTGGGCATCGTCGGCGCGCTGGTCGGCAACTGGCTGTTCCGCCTGATCATCGGCGGCACCGCCGGCGGGGTGATCGGACAGCTTGTCGTCGCCGTGGTCGGCGCCTGCATCCTGATCTGGCTGGGCAGGCTGATCCGCAGCAAGACCTGATCGGGCAGCCCCCGGGTAACGCAAAAGCCGGCGCAACGGATCGCGCCGGCTTTTTCATGGGTCAGGGCCGCGATGTCAGCGGTCGTCCTCATCCTCGTCATCGCCCTTGTCGGGCAGGTTGAAGAAACTGTCGGCGTCCAGCTTGCGCTGCGGCTTATCGCGCCCGTCCTCCTGATCCTTGGACAGCGAGAAATTCTCCAGCCCGGCGATGGCGGTGGGCAGGCGCGGCTCGTCGGTCATCGACAGCGAGGTTTCGGTGCTGACCAGCTTGCGCCGTTCATCGTCCGACATCACCTCGCCTTCAGAGCCGCGCTTCTTGGCGGCCTTCTGCACGGCGGCATCCAGCTCGGTCTGCCGGCACAGGCCCAGGGCGACCGGGTCGATGGGCTGGATGTTCTGTATGTTCCAATGCGTGCGTTCGCGGATCGAGGTGATGGTCGGCTTGGTCGTGCCGACAAGGCGGGCGATCTGCGAATCCGCCAGTTCGGGATGGAACTTGACCAGCCACAGGATCGCCGCCGGACGGTCCTGACGCTTGGACAGCGGCGTGTAACGCGGGCCGCGACGCTTCTCCTCGCCCTCGGCGGCCGGGTTGTGCTTCAGCTTCAGCTTGTGGGCAGGGTCCGCCTCGCCGCGTCTGATCTCTTCGACGTCAAGCTGGTTCGAGGCGACCGGATCGTATCCCTTGACGCCGGCGGCCACGTCGCCGTCGGCGATGCCCTGCACCTCAAGCTCGTGCAATCCACAGAAATCGCCGATCTGCTTGAAGCTGAGCGTCGTGTTGTCGACCAGCCAGACGGCGGTGGCCTTGGCCATCAGCGGCTTGTTCATGTCAGTCTCCTTCGCGTCTGTGTCCCCGCGCCACGCCCCGTCAGGGCCGGGAAAACGGCTTTCGGCGGGTGCCATTCCTCGTTTTCAGGGGGGAATTGCGCGCGGATATAGCGTTTTGCGGCGCCGGATGAAAGGGGATTCGCGCACTCTTCGTGGACGCCGCCGTCAAAGCCGCTAGTCTGCGCGCCATGAGACGCCTTCTAGCCGCCCTGCTGATCCTTCTGGCCCCCTTGACCGTCCGCGCGCAGGATGTCGCCGGTCAGTTCGACTATTACGTCCTGTCGCTCAGCTGGTCGCCGTCATGGTGCCGGGCCGAGGGTGACGCCCGCGATGCGCCGCAATGCGATGCCGGACGCCGGACGGATTTCGTCGTCCACGGTCTTTGGCCGCAATACGAAGACGGCTGGCCAAGCTATTGCCGCACGCAGGCGCGCGATCCCTTGCGCCGCGACAGCCGGGCGATGGCCGATCTGATGGGGTCGGGCGGGCTGGCGTGGCATCAATGGCAGAAACACGGGCGCTGCTCGGGCCTGTCGGCGGACGGATACTATGCCGCGATCCGCGCGGCCTCGGCCCGGATCGCCCTGCCCGATGTCTTCGACGATCTGAACCGCACGATCCGCCTGCCCGCCCGCGTGATCGAGGATGCCTTCATCGAGGCGAACCCGGACCTGTCGCGCGACGCCATCACGATCACCTGCCGCGGACAGGCCCTGCAAGAGGTTCGCATCTGCCTGACCCGCGATCTGCAACCGCGCGACTGCGCGCCCGATATCCGCCGCGACTGCGCCCGCCCCGACATCCTGATGCCGCAGGTGCGCTAGACCCGGCGGGCCAGGCGACGGCGACACCGGCGGAGCACCGCGCGCCCTGCCCGTCTTTGGCGCCCAAATATCCCCGCCGGAGGCATCCGACCGCGCCGCACGATCCGCCGTTGCAGGTTCAGTCACCCGCGATCTTCAGCACGATCTTTCCGATATGGTTGCTGCTTTCCATCCGGCGATGCGCGTCGGCCGCGTCCTTCAGCGCGAATTCGCTGTCGATCGTGACCTTGACCGCGCCGCCCTCGATCAGCGGCCACAGGCGTTTGCGCAGCGCCTCGGCGATCTCGGCCTTGGCGGCGTCGGATTGCGGGCGCAGGGTCGATCCGGTCAGGGTCAGCCGCTTGACCATCATCTGGGCAAAGTTCACCTCGGCCTTCGGCCCTTCCAGAAAGGCGATCATCACCAGCCGGCCATCGTGGGCCAAAGTCTTGATGTTGCGCGGGATATAGCTGCCGCCGACCATGTCGAGGATCAGGTCCGCGCCGCCCTCGGCCTCCAGGATGCGGGTGAAATCCTCGGATTTGTAGTTGATCGCCGTGGCCCCCAACGCCGCGATGGCCTCGCATTTCTCGTCGCTGCCGGCGGTAGCGAAGACGCGCGCGCCCAGGGCCTGCGCGATCTGGATCGCCATCATGCCGATGCCCGACGTGCCGCCATGGACCAGGAACCTGTCGCCCCCGCGCAGACCGCCGCGTTCCACGACGTTCGACCAGACCGTGAAGGCGGTCTCGGGGATGCAGGCGGCCTCGCGCAGCGACAGCGCGCGCGGCACGCGCAGCGCGTGATCGGCGTGACAGGCGGCATATTCGCCATAGCCGCCGCCCGGCAGCAGAGCGCAGACCTTTTCGCCCTTCTTCCAGCGGGTGACGCCCGCGCCCATGCCGACGATCTCGCCCGCGCCCTCCAGCCCCGGCAGGTCCGAGGCGCCCGGCGGCGGCGCATAGGTGCCCCGGCGCTGCGCCACGTCGGGACGGTTCACGCCGGCATAGGCCAGCTTGATCAGGATCTCGTCATGGCGCGGCACCGGCACCGGGCGGCGGGTCAGCTGCAACTGGTCCGCCTCGCCCGGACCGGCGATCTCGACCGCGTTCATCGCATCGGGAAACATCGTCTCTCCTTCGTTCTGGCCTTCGTTCAGGGTGTGGTTCTGCCGGGCAGGTCGCGGGCGCGCGGGGCACGGATGCGCCCGAAGACCGCCTTTGCGGCCGTCTCGGCCCCCGGCAATTTGCGCAGCCGCGCCTTGACGCCTTCGAAGCGCATCACGCCGTCGATCCGGCGATCCAGAAAGGCGCGGGTGGCCGCATGACCCTCGGACTCGTCGCCCAGCCAGAACAGCACCGTCGCGCTGATGACCGCCGACAGCGTCGCGCGCTTGGAATACCAGTTCACGTCGTCGGACGTATCGCCCAGCCCGGTCCAGATCGCGTCCGCCGTCTCCCAGATCAGGCGGGCGGCCAGCGCGGCGTTCTGCGGCAGGGCCAGGGTCGCGGCGCCGGCACGCACCAGTTCGGGCTCGACCAGTTCGATCCGGTGCCACACCGCCGCGGCGATCCGGTCGCGGAACCGTCCCTGCGGCGGATCTTTCGCCAGCCAGTCGCGCAGTTCCGCATCCGCCCGGCGGTGATAGGCGGCGGCCAGCCCGGCGCCGCCCTGCGGAAAATGGACGCGGGCGATGGATTCGGACATGCCCAGATCGCGGGCACCGGCCCGCAGCGCCTTGTCGTTCATGCCGTCGAAGGGCACATGGGTCAGCGCGGCCTGCAACAGGTCGTCTCGTCGGGACTGGGTCATGGCGGCCTCTTCTGGACAACGGCGTTCCGCTTTGTTATTGGAACGCCTCCTGCAATCTTGCAACTCTAACCTAGGAAGGTGGTGACAACCACATGCAGGTCAATGTTCGCGACAACAACGTCGAACAGGCGCTTCGCGCCCTGAAGAAGAAACTTCAGCGCGAAGGGGTCTTCCGCGAAATGAAGCTGCGGCAGCATTTCGAGAAACCGTCGGTCAAGAAAGCCCGTGAAAAGGCCGAGGCCGTCCGCCGCGCCCGCAAGCTGGCCCGTAAAAAGGCGCAGCGCGAAGGCGCGCTGTAAGCGCCGGCGCGTCGGATCGACGCCGCGAATCGTACAATTCAGACCGGCCTCTGCCCTTTGGCGGGGGCCGTTTTGCTGTGTGAAACGATGCGGAATCGCTGGACATCGCTGTTTTAGACGGCAAAACGATGTAGATGTTGCACGACCCCGCCCGAAAAACGGAAGACTCCATGCGCCTCTCCAACACTGCCCCGGTCCACGGGACCACGACCAATCCCGGCTGGTCCTTCGATGTCCGGCTGGCGGTCTGGCTGGTCGCGCTGGATGTCACGCTGGTGCTGATCTACCTGGTCCTGGGCTATATGGTCGTGATCGGCAGGCTGGGCGAGATTCCGCATCTGCTGAATGTCGGCCGCGACTGGAGCCTGGGCGAGATGATCGGCTATGCGAAATGGATCTTTCTGATCGCGGCGATGATCGTGTCCTATCGCCGCGCGCCGAATTTCATCTTTCTGGCCCTTGCGCTGCTGTTCATCGTCACGCTGGCCGACGACACGCTGCAACTGCACGAAACGCATAACCGCTGGACCACCCGCAGCGGCCTGATCGAACGGTCCGATCTTGCCCTGCGCGAGGTCGGCTATTTCGCGACGGTCGGGCTTGCGGTCGCGGTGCCGCTGCTGATCGGCTGGTTCCGGGCGGACCCGCCGCTGCGGCGCAAGGTCGCGCCGCTTCTGCTGCTGTTCGGGGCCATCGCCTTTTGCGGGATCGGCGTCGATTTCATCCATGCCTCGCTGCCCGACCGTTCGGTGGGTTCGGGGCTGGCGGGCGCGGTGGAAGACGGGGGCGAGATGATCTTCCTGTCGCTGATGTTCAGCTATGCCATCGCGACATTCTGGCGGCCTAGACCGGGATCGCCGTCGTCCTGAACACGGTGCGCAGCGCGAAACTGGAATGCATCTGCGCCACGCCCGGCAGGCGGGCCAGATGCTGGCGGTGGATGCGGGCGAAGTCGTCGGTATCTTCGACCACGATCTTCAGCAGGTAATCCGCCGCCCCCGCCATCAGGTGACATTCCAGCACGTCGGGAATGGTGCGCACGGCGCGTTCGAACCCGTCCAGCAATTCGTCGGC is part of the Paracoccus stylophorae genome and encodes:
- a CDS encoding aromatic amino acid transaminase, with the translated sequence MLSNLKPQDPDKILMLMEEFKADTRQGKVDLGVGVYKDPQGVTPVMRAVKAAEKRIWEEQTTKAYTSLAGTPEYRDAMARMVLADVPQDRLASVATVGGTGAIRQGLELARMANPDLTVHVSDPTWPNHLSIMRFMDLPFVQYRYFDSDTRGVDFEGLKDDIAKAKRDDIVLLHGCCHNPTGANLTLDQWHEVIEILDRTGAVPMIDLAYQGFGDGLDADAEATRLVARSLPQVLIAASCSKNFGIYRERTGILMTLTGDGGARDMAQGAMAFLNRQTYSFPPDHGARIVSTILSDEALRNDWKDELEEVRNTMLGLRDQLASELRELSGSDRFDFIARHRGMFSRLGATPEQVQKVKDESAVYMVGDSRLNIAGLNRDTVPVLARAIIDAGI
- the sseA gene encoding 3-mercaptopyruvate sulfurtransferase; the protein is MQDDPKTLVSTDWLAAHLADPDLRVIDASWHMPATGRDARAEYEAAHIPGARFFDIDAISDSRSELPHMAPPTELFISRMRAQGIGDGHQVVVYDNSDLRSAARVWWIFRLMGKTDVAVLDGGFAKWQAEGREVEDMAPILRDRHITVQRQAGLVRDVTQVAAASKLGDHEIIDARAPERFRGEVAEPRPGLRAGHIPGSKNVPFGRLLNDDGTMKDPDALRAEFEAAGVDLSKPAITSCGSGVTAAVLSLALERIGHRRHSLYDGSWTEWGSFDDLNIATGDA
- the smpB gene encoding SsrA-binding protein SmpB; the encoded protein is MAKEPENKNYKVIAENRRARFDYFIESDLEVGIVLTGSEVKSLRTGQSNIAESYASIEDGELWLINAHIAALSNAGVFGHEERRRRKLLVSRRELARLWQAVGREGMTLVPLVMYFNHKGLVKLKIGVAKGKKVADKRETSAKRDWNRQKQRLLKQG
- a CDS encoding P1 family peptidase, which translates into the protein MRPGPRNLITDIVGLRVGNAADPGLKSGTTVLTADRPFAAAVHVMGGAPGTRDTELLAPDKLVGQVDALVLSGGSAFGLAACDGVMAGLAAAGRGFAVGTARVPIVPGAIVFDLLNGGDKAWGDNPYPMLGRTAWATAGPEFAIGSAGAGTGALTGRLKGGLGSASAVLDNGLSVGALVVVNALGSATIGETAQFWAAPWEMEEEFDGLGLPSQFPAGDEPPAAKRLGEATTIAIVATDAAMEKPALQRLATAAHDGLARALVPSHTPFDGDLVFAASTGAVALPDPAGDPFLLGHAAACVLARAVARAVHAATPAPGDLQPCWQSLVSR
- a CDS encoding NAD-dependent succinate-semialdehyde dehydrogenase, which translates into the protein MTKHSTDLKTLLRDPSLLETRAFVAGEWVDAADGATFDVTNPARGDVIAKVADLSRAEVAKAIDAAAEAMKGWAAKTAKERANVMRKWFDLMMENQDDLGRILTAEMGKPLAEAKGEIAYGASFIEWFGEEAKRVYGETIPGHQPDKRLTVIRQPIGVVGSITPWNFPNAMIARKAGPALAVGCGFVARPAAETPLSALAMAVLGERAGLPKGILSVVTSSRSSEVGKEFCENPKVRKLTFTGSTEVGRILLRQAADQVLKCSMELGGNAPFIVFDDADLDAAVEGAMASKFRNNGQTCVCANRIYVQSGVYDEFAKRLAAAVDKLKVGDGLEEGTTTGPLINKDAVEKVEEHIKDVLDHGGSIVTGGERIEGLFFKPTVVTGVNDDMKVANEETFGPLAPLFKFETEEEAIEKANATIFGLASYFYARDVGRITRVQEGLEYGIVGVNTGLISTEVAPFGGVKQSGLGREGSRHGIDDYLEMKYICLSI
- a CDS encoding GlsB/YeaQ/YmgE family stress response membrane protein; translated protein: MEGFGWILSIILGAIAGWIAEQIMKSDHGLIMNIILGIVGALVGNWLFRLIIGGTAGGVIGQLVVAVVGACILIWLGRLIRSKT
- a CDS encoding DUF1013 domain-containing protein — encoded protein: MNKPLMAKATAVWLVDNTTLSFKQIGDFCGLHELEVQGIADGDVAAGVKGYDPVASNQLDVEEIRRGEADPAHKLKLKHNPAAEGEEKRRGPRYTPLSKRQDRPAAILWLVKFHPELADSQIARLVGTTKPTITSIRERTHWNIQNIQPIDPVALGLCRQTELDAAVQKAAKKRGSEGEVMSDDERRKLVSTETSLSMTDEPRLPTAIAGLENFSLSKDQEDGRDKPQRKLDADSFFNLPDKGDDEDEDDR
- a CDS encoding ribonuclease T2, producing MRRLLAALLILLAPLTVRAQDVAGQFDYYVLSLSWSPSWCRAEGDARDAPQCDAGRRTDFVVHGLWPQYEDGWPSYCRTQARDPLRRDSRAMADLMGSGGLAWHQWQKHGRCSGLSADGYYAAIRAASARIALPDVFDDLNRTIRLPARVIEDAFIEANPDLSRDAITITCRGQALQEVRICLTRDLQPRDCAPDIRRDCARPDILMPQVR
- a CDS encoding NAD(P)H-quinone oxidoreductase, with translation MFPDAMNAVEIAGPGEADQLQLTRRPVPVPRHDEILIKLAYAGVNRPDVAQRRGTYAPPPGASDLPGLEGAGEIVGMGAGVTRWKKGEKVCALLPGGGYGEYAACHADHALRVPRALSLREAACIPETAFTVWSNVVERGGLRGGDRFLVHGGTSGIGMMAIQIAQALGARVFATAGSDEKCEAIAALGATAINYKSEDFTRILEAEGGADLILDMVGGSYIPRNIKTLAHDGRLVMIAFLEGPKAEVNFAQMMVKRLTLTGSTLRPQSDAAKAEIAEALRKRLWPLIEGGAVKVTIDSEFALKDAADAHRRMESSNHIGKIVLKIAGD
- a CDS encoding COQ9 family protein, which gives rise to MTQSRRDDLLQAALTHVPFDGMNDKALRAGARDLGMSESIARVHFPQGGAGLAAAYHRRADAELRDWLAKDPPQGRFRDRIAAAVWHRIELVEPELVRAGAATLALPQNAALAARLIWETADAIWTGLGDTSDDVNWYSKRATLSAVISATVLFWLGDESEGHAATRAFLDRRIDGVMRFEGVKARLRKLPGAETAAKAVFGRIRAPRARDLPGRTTP
- the rpsU gene encoding 30S ribosomal protein S21, which produces MQVNVRDNNVEQALRALKKKLQREGVFREMKLRQHFEKPSVKKAREKAEAVRRARKLARKKAQREGAL
- a CDS encoding Lrp/AsnC family transcriptional regulator, coding for MSELDAIDRRILAQLQTEGRISNAELAQRVHLSPSACHRRVQRLEESGVISRYVALLDARALRRQTTVFVEITLSGQADELLDGFERAVRTIPDVLECHLMAGAADYLLKIVVEDTDDFARIHRQHLARLPGVAQMHSSFALRTVFRTTAIPV